GACAAGTCCAGTCCGGAAAAATCAAGTCCACGCAAGTCATAGCCATGCAACGTTTGTCCCTTGGCATGCATGGCGAGGACCTGTTCCACTGTCATAGAGGCAGCCTCTTCAATAACACCAGAGCCCTCGGCTTGCTCCGTGACTTTTTCGTCAGCCGCTTCCGGAACGTCCATACTCAATTTCGCACTCAGTGATTTGGCTTCATTCAGAGTTTGCTGCGCTTCTTTGAATTTCGCCTTTGCTTCCGCCGACATAGCAGGATGAGCCATCAATTGCGAGAATAGTTCTTCCATATTGCTTTGCGTAGCGGTGCTACGCTCTAACGCGAACTGCTCAACTTCTTCCGGACGAATACCGAACTTGGTAAAAAAATCTTCAACTTGCTTCGTCACTTTATCGGCTTGTTTTTCCAAATTGCGGAGTGCAACCTTCGGATCGATTTCCTGCTCCGGAGTATATGCTTTCACCAACTCGTCAAAACTCGTCAGCGGTTGCTGTTTTTCAAATTCACGCATTTGCGCCTGCACATCGGCTTCACTCACCCCAATGCGTTGCAACGCCGCCTTCACATCGGCTTCCAATTTTGCCACAGCATCTTTGATTCCCATAAGAGGAGACGTCGTGTCTTCTGGAGGAGATGACGGAGGGGGAGTCGGACGAGGAGATGCAGGGGCAGGTTTCGGTTCTTCTTTTGGAGGAGCTATAATATCGTTCAGCGTTTCCTGATAATGCGCAACAGGCTTGGCCGATTCGCTAAGCGATTCGATTGCAACAAAAACATGCCGTACATCAGAGACTTCTTCATCATGAACTAATGTCAAATTTCTGTACGCGACAATCCCCATTTCATGATCAGGAAAAAGCCATAAGGTGTCCGCTTTACATGGTCGCTCGGAAAAAGACTCTTTATCCTCAATGACGCGATTGAGAAAAAGACGAACCCGGATTTCGGGAAACGACGATTCAATAAGAGGCTTTTCTGCATGCATATTGGAGAGAGCAAACCGCTCATCGCCATCAAAGAATCGTCCCATCCATTGATCTTCAGGAGCCGTCATGCAGTATTGCATGGAAGAACCATGCGGATAGTACGGCCATCGATGAAGAAGCCATTCCTGATCGAAGGGACCAAAAAAACGCGTACGTTGTGGCCAACCAGGCGACAATGCGCGAAACCCATCCTGTGCCCACGATTGCGCAACAGGCCTGAAGGCCTTTCCCACTGGCTGTATGTGAGGCAATGCATATCCGATGTTTCCTTCTGTATCGTGCCCCATTCCCACGGGATTTTCCGGATAGTGAGGTCCCCCGTAAGCCTTTTCCCAGGTGAGCGGCATGGAGGAAAACGGCTCGGGATCACTTGGACGCGTACCAAGCCAGGCACGCTTCCCCCAAACTTCAAGCGTTTTGGTCTTTTCCGCCACCTTCACTTGAACTTCGGCGGCACTCGCCGGTGTTTGAAGGTGACACGATCCATAGACAAGATACTCCGCTTCGGGCTTTGGAAAACTCCAGTCCAACGCTTCACCGGGATTGAGACATGATTGCGCCGTCGGCCACAATACATCTTCGGAATAAATTCTGTTCGGCAATGATTCATCAAAAGCAAATGCGACAAGAATTGTCGACGATAACACCGCACCGCGTTCAGAGTCAAAAATCTTGCTCAAAAACGCCAACGTTTCCGGTTTCAGGACTCTCATGGCATCTTACCCAATCGTAACGAAACCGGCTTCGTTGACTTTAATTGCTCCCCCCACCGACACGGAAGGACTTTTGAGTGTGAGACTGGTATTGGACACTTTTACTGACGATTGTTTGTCCGTGGATTCCAAACTAATTGCCTCCTCATTGAAGGTGGCGCTTGGTCCTTCAGAAACCGACGCACTGATTTTTCTTTCCACAGCATTCATAGAAAAAGATATTCCCAAATCGCTGTCTCCAGCATCCAGTGTGATACCCGTAGGTCCCATGGACAAGGTGTTATCTCCCGTCAACTCTTTAATTTGGAGCGGATGATCAACATTAACTCCATCGATGACCATTGATGCAACCGCTGACGTACTAATATTGACCCCGGTGCTATTCATAACCACCGAGGACTTCGGCGATACAACGGATTCGATACTGGCGGTTCCCACTTCAAGCGTTATTTTTCTATCCATACTTGGGGGAACATTCCGTGCGGTCGCCGTTACCCCGGACGAATTGACGACAACAGAACCTGCCTGTGTCTGTGACATGGCCTTATTGAAATCCTTGCAAATTTTATTTGTAATATTCGCAGCTTCCACAGCGAGACCAGCGCCAAGATACATTGACGTCCCCCCCGCAACCCCTCCAAGAAAAGAAGCTGGCCCATCCTGACTCCATGCGCCGTTCGTCGAAAAACATTCGGTCGCAGCAATACTTCCAACGGAAGCAAACGCAACAGCAGTTGCCATGAGATACATAGCTTTCTTTGCCGATTGCAATATTCCCTCTGCTTCAACAGGGACTCCAGCGGATATCGTCACCGATGTTGGTGCAGAGTGAGTAATCGTTGAGCTCATATCAAGCGTCGAATCACCGAACTCGACAAAGGATCCCTTCGTATAGGTAAACCCCTGACCGAAGTTCAAATTCACCGTAAAGGGACCGATAATATTGCTCGTCGATCCGGCATAAATATAGTTTGTAGCGCCAGCAACAGCTTGTGTATAGGACCCCACGACTCCTTCAACACTACTGCCAAGCACCCAACAGTCATTATCCCCGGTTGTCCATTGCAATAAACTCCCGCCACCACCTTCTTTCACCGAGCCCACGGCAAAACCACTATTATGGTAGGGCGACCAAAGCGTCGCACACTCTTGTCCTTTTGTCTCATTGAACATCAACTGATTATTAGCTGAACTCTTGATTCCACTTAATCGAGAATTGCTATCTTTGATGAAATTCTGTGTTTCCCCGTTATGGACGGCCCCAGAAATATACGGCCGATCCGGATCGGCATTTTCAAATCCAATGAAGACTTCCGTTCCTTTATGCAGCGGGAAATGCATACCATAACTATTTCCGGCATACGGTTGCGCCATACGTAACCAGGAAGAGGCCCTCCCTGGAGGACGCCCAGCCAAATCGAAAGGAAGTCGCACTCTGTACCGTCCCATGGAGTCCAATTCAGGGTAGTCATCCCCGGTTTCAGCATCCACTTTACCGTTGAGTACACCGGAAATTTGGGTCTTCGTTGCCGTTTGTCGCGGTCGAAATTGCCGAGAACCTGGACGGCCCTCAAATTGATTCCGGTAGCCAAGCTCACCATGCAGATTTGCAACCTCTTCCACTCCAGCTGTCATCGGAGACGCGGGTTTCCCTTCATGAGCAACGCTCACCAATAAATACGCGGTGTTGAATGAGGAGTCCGGATGTCTGGATAATGTAAACAACCCACCAGCACGCAAGGGCAAACATCCACTGCGTCCATGACAGACAGTTTTTCCAGATAACAGCTCTTCAGCTCGAACTCGAGCCAGTGCTTGCCCTTGATCAAGCGTTTGAAAATGATCACCATAATGGTAGGTTTTTCCAATGCCATTTGGATCAACTTCAGCTTCGGCGAGGAGTTCCATATCAGGATGCAACGGATTATAATCTTTTAACATAACACGTTGGGGAACGATATGTTCCTCATGAGAAAAAGAAAAAATAGACTTCAATTTTTCATGATCATCCATGCCTGAGGGCTGTCTATAGGGAAAAACCCCATCTCCAAGTGGAACATGGACAATACGTGAGTCTGTGATCACAAGACGTTCACCGGCTTCACTCTCTTCAAAAAAATAATAAAGCCCAAAATGCTCCATCCAACGTGAAATAAAGTTAAAGTGTGTTTCATTATATTGACAGACATACTCCATATTCTCGTACTCTGCCGCCAATCGAAATTCGTAATGTTTGAGATTGCATTCTTCGAAAACGACTTCAAGGATCTGTGGTAATGTTTTATTGAGAAAGATCTGATTATGCTGTGTGAGATCAAGAAGTTTTATTCTGGGAACAAGGGTTGCTTTATAGAACGTCAATGTTTCGACTGTCTGCATTTTTTTGAATGAAAAAAGCACCCCACTATAGGCGTTGGTCCATTCTGCCCAAGAAAGACGAAGGGTTGCTTGGCGTTGAATCATACCTTTCGAAGCCAGTCCAGGATCAGACGACGCACATAAAACATGAAATTCATAAGGAGTAGACAGCGCATCAGTCCCCTTAAATTCAATAACATCCAGCAAAGCATTTTCAGCGTCTTCAATGTGCAATGAAGCCAAAATCGTTGTATTATCCTGCATGACTCGCCCCCGAAAAAAAATGAGAAAAAACGACAACGCAATAGCTTCCTGAAAAAGCAGGGAGTTCATCCTGTTGGTATAATGGAATTGTTGTCTGTGTTCAGATAGCATTTCTCCAAGACTTTGACCACGAAATCTCTCGCAATCTCTGGCAAGTCCTCCTTCTCCATAGTCACGGTAGAGAAGCCTGTCTCTTCCCCTCTTGCCATGAACAACAAATGGACGCATATTGCCAAAAGCATTCCGGTCATTATTTCGAATTCATCGCGATGGCTCGTCGTGCTTAGGATTCGAGAAATGTCTGAGAAAAGCCCATAATGGAGCAGACGACTCCTCAATTTAGCATGCCCCGCTCTTTTTCAACGTCAACCCGGACACGCAATCATGTCATACCGAAGCATTTTGACACGCTTTTCTGTTGGACTTGCCTTTGCCATTTTATGCCTCACCACGCACCCGGCTCTGGCGTTTGAAGTCCAAAACGGTGATACGAAATCGTATATTCTACAAATCAATGAATTCGAACAAGTTCTCGGTCCAGGAGAATCAACATTTGTTCCCTGTTCAAAAGGGTGTCCCGTTACGTTGCTCGACGCCGAAACGAGACGGGGATTGAATCATTACAAAAGCACCCCGGCTGACGATGAGAAACTTATTATTTTTATTAAGGATGGACGTCTTCTCAGAAAATAGGAAGACTTTAGCGAAGAAACATCACACATCGGCCTCAACGTATAGCCAGACACGTATACAGAAGGAGCCCCGATGAAAAAGGTCATGTTGTATTTGACCGTCCTCGTTCTTGCCGGCCTGGCCTATCTGGCTTTGACTCTGCTCGACAACGCATCTCGAAATGATGCCGACGTGACCACTTCCGTCACCGGCATCGACTACACCAATCGAGAGGTCCAAGAATATTTGGCACAAAAACAGCGGGAACTGCGTGGGGACGGCGAGACGCCGTCCTCTCTTTTTTCGTCCGGAAAAGTTGGCAGTCAGCAGAGTTTTTCCGTTGCGCCGATACAATCAGAGAAAACGTTCATTCCGGTTCCACAACATCACTATAAAATCATCGCGAAATGAGAAGTCTAGAGGGATGTGCCAGCGCTCAATCATGTTTCGTGTGGCTGTCCGGTTCCATCTGCATGCACGTCACAAGATAGCCATCGCATGTGGGGCAACGTTCATACCCACATCCGGCAACGTGCAATTGGCCAAACTCAGCACCACAGCCAGGACATGGCTCATCGGCTCCATCATACGGCAAGCGTTCATAGGTTCTCCCATCGAGAACAACTAACTTTTCTTCCTGCACATGCACCTCCTCGTACCAATTTCCGATTCGAAAAGAGCCGTACTTATAGGCACGCTCTTCTCGTTTGGCAATACAGTTATTTTTTTAGCACGTTCCATAACGGTTTACTATCAGGTTTTTCCTGAGAACAAATTATCTCCTGCATCTTCAATGCGTTCCATAGAATGTGTCGAGGTTAAAATATTGACACATCGCTTTCTTCCAGACATAGAATAATTACTGTGTGTTTTGGTACGAGTGGCCTCAACAGAAGAGAGACAGGAATGCGCGTGAGAGTTATTGTTCCCTTCACTATTCTTTTTCTGTGCCTGACAAGTCTATACGCCATAGCTGGAGATATTGAGGATGGTTTTCGGGGCATTGCATGGGGAACACCACTTTCGGACATAAAGCATCTCAATATGAAAAAAGCACCGGGAAATTCAATACCAACCTATATAGCGACAAATGACGACCTCCGGCTTGGCTCTATTCCACTTAAAAGGATACTCTATCGCTTTTCATCGAACGCACGATTCATCGGCGTTGATCTTATTTTTTCATCTGCCGACACAGATGCAGTATACGGTCAAATCTCCATTCTGCTTGGTGACCCCAGTTCAACCGATGCAACTCCTGAAAGCAATACAGCCATCTGGAATTCTCCCATGTTGAAAACGGTATTAACAAGCAATGCAACGCGCGGCGCATTGTCCATTCGGTCAAAATCTGTTGACAGAAATGGACAAAATGACGATTCTTTTTTTTAAGAGTTGTACATGAACATCAAGTATTCGAGGTAACCTATGAGCGATTCCTCCACAGTCACTCACAGCATGTCCGTCGGTGTCGGGAATGGTTTGATGCCGAAAACCAAACTCGCGTTCACCATTAGAACCCCACCAAGTGAAGAGACGTATTCGCCGTATCGCCCTGTTACAGACTTATCTCTGGCCAACACAACGGGATATAACACCATCACCGGGCTTATTGCTAACGTATACGGTTAATATTGTTGAATTCCTTGACAATTTAATTGGTTCTTCTCTAGTTTTGCACCGTTCATTGCGTTCCCCCTTCTGAACGTACCTGTTTCTCTTGCCCGCTGTTTTTTGTGTTGCGGCTTTTCTTTCCTGACCTAACGGTGCAAATCAATGGAGATTCGACCATGCGTGGCTTTCTCGGGCTTGTATTTATTATTGTCGTTGCTTGGCTATTCAGTGAAAACAAGCGTACGCCACCTTGGCGAATTATCGTATCCGGTCTTGCCCTACAATTTACCATTGCACTGCTCATGTTGAAGGCCCCAGGGTTCGAGCAGATTTTTCTTTGGCTCAACAATCTTGTTCACGCCCTGGAAGACGCGACTCGTGCAGGCACCTCTTTTGTCTTTGGCTACATCGGAGGCGGTCCTCTTCCGTTTTCAGAGAATGCTCCAGGGGCAAGTTTTGTCCTTGCATTTCAGGCCTTGCCCTTAGTCCTCATCGTTGGAGCATTGACCTCGCTTCTCTATTATTGGCGCATCTTGCCGATCGTGGTTCGTGGGTTTTCCTTTCTGCTTCGGAGAACAATGGGGATCGGCGGCGCGCTCGGTGTCGGTACGGCTGCAAATATATTTCTTGGCATGATTGAAGCACCGCTCTTGATTAAACCCTATCTCAAAGAACTCACCCGATCCGAACTTTTTGCGCTCATGACCGTCGGGATGACATGTATCGCAGGCACCATGCTCGTGCTCTATGCTTCCGTATTGGAACCGATCATTCCCAATTCCATGGGACAAATTCTCACGGCGTCGGTCATCAGCGCACCCGCAGCGCTGCTCATTGCCGGCGTCTTCGTTCCGGAGAATGCCGTCACGACCCAAGGTGATGTACTCCCGGCGTCTCCAGCACAAGGCCCCATGGATGCTATTGCCAATGGGACATGGGATGGTTTTCAACTTTTTCTCAATATTATTGCCATGCTCATCGTTTTCGTTGCGCTGGTCAAATTGGCCAATATGCTGCTCGCGTTTGCTCCAGACATTGCCGGGGGGCCGATCACATTGGAACGTATTTTCGGTTTTGTTCTCTCACCGGTAGTCTGGCTCATTGGTATCCCCTGGGCGGAATCCCAAACGGCAGGCTCACTCATGGGAACCAAAATCGTATTAAATGAATTTATTGCCTATCAAGACATGGCCAACTTACCTCCAGAAGCTCTGGGAATGAAAAGCCGCCTTATCATGACGTATGCCATGTGCGGCTTTGCCAACTTCGGCAGTCTTGGTATTCTTATTGGCGGGTTAGGTTATCTGTGTCCGGGTCGGCGTCACGAAATAGCGGAACTTGGGATGCGCAGTGTTTTGGCTGGCGTCTTGGCGTGCCTGTCGACCGGTGCTATTGTAGGTATTATTCTCTAATCCCCAAAACTATATTTTTTACAATAGAGCGCGGATCATTTCTGGTTCGCGCTCTATTTTTGGTCTCGCCATTGCGAGATATCGTGTCAGTCTTGCTGTAGACCAATTTTCCGCGTACACCGCACTCTTTCACCCATTAACATTTTCATGATGCCAAACGACGACGTGAGGTACACTATGCAATATCGTTTTGATCGCCTGGAATTCGCCGGGTCACTTGGAGATCTCGGTATTCTTCTTCCCATGGCCGTCGGTATGATTATGGTCAACGGATTGGACCCCATGGGATTGTTTCTCTCTGTTGGCCTGTTTTATATTATTTCAGGAACCTATTTCGGGGTGACCACTCCGGTACAACCCATGAAAGTCGTTGGTTCCTACGCCATTGCGATGGCGTTGCCGGCAAGCGATATTTATGCTGCAGGGCTTACAGTTGGAATTTTATTAACAATTATCGGGGCGACTGGTCTCATGTCGACCATCGCTCGTTTTGTCCATCGCCCTGTTGTTCGTGGCATTCAGCTTTCCACCGGTACGCTCCTCATGACACAGGGAATTCATTTTGTTCTAGGAAATTCTTCGCTTCAGACAAGCCATGAACAAGCTGAACCATTTTTAGCCATCTCCACCCTTGGTCCTCTTCCACTCACCTGGATTTTTGGCGCAGCCGCATTTTGTTTAACGGTTTGGCTCCTCAACAGTCGACGGTTTCCCGCTGGTCTCGCTGTTATCGGATTCGGTATCCTCGCCGGAATTCTATGTGGAGCCAGCATGGATGGACTCGCTTTAGGACTCCACATGCCACATTTTTTACCGGGAGGATTCCCAGGGTGGGCATCATTTGCCACCGCGCTCATCGTACTCGCTATGCCACAACTTCCAATGACCCTTGGCAACGCAGTCATCGCCAATACGGATTTGGCACACGAGTATTTTGGAGATGACGCCTATAAAACAACCAACAAAGCACTTTGTATCAGTATGGGACTGGCCAATATCGGCGGCTTCCTTTTGGGCGGCATGCCGATGTGTCACGGCGCAGGAGGCTTGGCCGCGCATGTCCGGTTTGGCG
The window above is part of the Desulfovibrio inopinatus DSM 10711 genome. Proteins encoded here:
- a CDS encoding putative sulfate/molybdate transporter; the protein is MQYRFDRLEFAGSLGDLGILLPMAVGMIMVNGLDPMGLFLSVGLFYIISGTYFGVTTPVQPMKVVGSYAIAMALPASDIYAAGLTVGILLTIIGATGLMSTIARFVHRPVVRGIQLSTGTLLMTQGIHFVLGNSSLQTSHEQAEPFLAISTLGPLPLTWIFGAAAFCLTVWLLNSRRFPAGLAVIGFGILAGILCGASMDGLALGLHMPHFLPGGFPGWASFATALIVLAMPQLPMTLGNAVIANTDLAHEYFGDDAYKTTNKALCISMGLANIGGFLLGGMPMCHGAGGLAAHVRFGARTAGSNIMIGAIFVIAALILGEGVLDAARLIPLSVLGVLLLFAGSQLSLTILDVKNRKDLFITTLILGVTLASNLAVGFILGSIMWYVLQNKSFSV
- a CDS encoding DUF2169 family type VI secretion system accessory protein, whose translation is MRVLKPETLAFLSKIFDSERGAVLSSTILVAFAFDESLPNRIYSEDVLWPTAQSCLNPGEALDWSFPKPEAEYLVYGSCHLQTPASAAEVQVKVAEKTKTLEVWGKRAWLGTRPSDPEPFSSMPLTWEKAYGGPHYPENPVGMGHDTEGNIGYALPHIQPVGKAFRPVAQSWAQDGFRALSPGWPQRTRFFGPFDQEWLLHRWPYYPHGSSMQYCMTAPEDQWMGRFFDGDERFALSNMHAEKPLIESSFPEIRVRLFLNRVIEDKESFSERPCKADTLWLFPDHEMGIVAYRNLTLVHDEEVSDVRHVFVAIESLSESAKPVAHYQETLNDIIAPPKEEPKPAPASPRPTPPPSSPPEDTTSPLMGIKDAVAKLEADVKAALQRIGVSEADVQAQMREFEKQQPLTSFDELVKAYTPEQEIDPKVALRNLEKQADKVTKQVEDFFTKFGIRPEEVEQFALERSTATQSNMEELFSQLMAHPAMSAEAKAKFKEAQQTLNEAKSLSAKLSMDVPEAADEKVTEQAEGSGVIEEAASMTVEQVLAMHAKGQTLHGYDLRGLDFSGLDLSGADFSGCRLEKSRFTKATLVGANFTEARLDEAHFEEAHAESAQFTSCLAAKTVFSGAVLTGADISTSDLTGADFSSASMPGASLDGAIVSEANFTQVDARNISGKKADFSRTHCEATNFSNAILDDADLTGCNCAAADFRYVQAERLRLYEAICSGASFADAVLPNLRAGQGTDFSSADFRRANLTMASIAGTTMSRANLKRAVLYRADCSKTDMTAARLRKADARYARFNQADFTEADLTKINGLKASFRKARFTLCRLVKANLYGADVYKCVLDQTVLDGANVNKTFFKPQFLHDAER
- a CDS encoding NupC/NupG family nucleoside CNT transporter, translated to MRGFLGLVFIIVVAWLFSENKRTPPWRIIVSGLALQFTIALLMLKAPGFEQIFLWLNNLVHALEDATRAGTSFVFGYIGGGPLPFSENAPGASFVLAFQALPLVLIVGALTSLLYYWRILPIVVRGFSFLLRRTMGIGGALGVGTAANIFLGMIEAPLLIKPYLKELTRSELFALMTVGMTCIAGTMLVLYASVLEPIIPNSMGQILTASVISAPAALLIAGVFVPENAVTTQGDVLPASPAQGPMDAIANGTWDGFQLFLNIIAMLIVFVALVKLANMLLAFAPDIAGGPITLERIFGFVLSPVVWLIGIPWAESQTAGSLMGTKIVLNEFIAYQDMANLPPEALGMKSRLIMTYAMCGFANFGSLGILIGGLGYLCPGRRHEIAELGMRSVLAGVLACLSTGAIVGIIL
- a CDS encoding type VI secretion system Vgr family protein → MLSEHRQQFHYTNRMNSLLFQEAIALSFFLIFFRGRVMQDNTTILASLHIEDAENALLDVIEFKGTDALSTPYEFHVLCASSDPGLASKGMIQRQATLRLSWAEWTNAYSGVLFSFKKMQTVETLTFYKATLVPRIKLLDLTQHNQIFLNKTLPQILEVVFEECNLKHYEFRLAAEYENMEYVCQYNETHFNFISRWMEHFGLYYFFEESEAGERLVITDSRIVHVPLGDGVFPYRQPSGMDDHEKLKSIFSFSHEEHIVPQRVMLKDYNPLHPDMELLAEAEVDPNGIGKTYHYGDHFQTLDQGQALARVRAEELLSGKTVCHGRSGCLPLRAGGLFTLSRHPDSSFNTAYLLVSVAHEGKPASPMTAGVEEVANLHGELGYRNQFEGRPGSRQFRPRQTATKTQISGVLNGKVDAETGDDYPELDSMGRYRVRLPFDLAGRPPGRASSWLRMAQPYAGNSYGMHFPLHKGTEVFIGFENADPDRPYISGAVHNGETQNFIKDSNSRLSGIKSSANNQLMFNETKGQECATLWSPYHNSGFAVGSVKEGGGGSLLQWTTGDNDCWVLGSSVEGVVGSYTQAVAGATNYIYAGSTSNIIGPFTVNLNFGQGFTYTKGSFVEFGDSTLDMSSTITHSAPTSVTISAGVPVEAEGILQSAKKAMYLMATAVAFASVGSIAATECFSTNGAWSQDGPASFLGGVAGGTSMYLGAGLAVEAANITNKICKDFNKAMSQTQAGSVVVNSSGVTATARNVPPSMDRKITLEVGTASIESVVSPKSSVVMNSTGVNISTSAVASMVIDGVNVDHPLQIKELTGDNTLSMGPTGITLDAGDSDLGISFSMNAVERKISASVSEGPSATFNEEAISLESTDKQSSVKVSNTSLTLKSPSVSVGGAIKVNEAGFVTIG